A genomic window from Carassius carassius chromosome 29, fCarCar2.1, whole genome shotgun sequence includes:
- the fgl1 gene encoding fibrinogen-like protein 1 has translation MSVLLIIWMLCTTLDLSDSTPVECEDEIQRLRAELKSLELRQTKQQQQIQRLMNHNQMDEHSLKAGSFYDTGDKQYMDCAQIFRNGNTHKSGFYMIKPLLNPTQIRVYCDMTDGGGWTVFQRRSDGSQSFDRDWNDYKTGFGDMKSANGEFWLGNDNLHYLTSQDDYTLRINLEDFEGSHRFAVYKTFKVENEQNHYRLQFGVYTGNAGDALSGTYHPEVQWWASHQGMKFSTQDRDNDRYNGSCAQEDKGGWWFNRCHSANLNGFYHRGPYSAVTDDGIVWYPWHGWWYSLKSVQMKIRPASFEPNDV, from the exons ATGTCAGTTTTGCTTATCATTTGGATGCTTTGTACTACTCTGGATTTGTCAGATTCT aCTCCTGTCGAATGTGAAGATGAGATTCAGCGTCTTCGAGCAGAGTTGAAGAGTTTGGAACTTCGCCAGACAAAGCAACAGCAACAGATTCAACGATTAATGAATCACAACCAGATGGATGAACATTCCCTAAAAGCAGGCTCATTTTATGACACGGGAGACAAACAGTACATGG ACTGTGCTCAGATCTTCAGAAATGGCAATACTCATAAGAGTGGGTTTTACATGATTAAACCACTGCTAAATCCAACCCAGATCAGAGTGTACTGCGATATGACAGATGGGGGTGGATGGACAGTCTTCCAGAGACGCTCGGATGGCAGTCAGTCATTTGATAG AGATTGGAATGATTATAAAACAGGATTTGGTGACATGAAGTCTGCTAATGGAGAGTTCTGGTTAGGGAATGATAATCTGCATTATCTGACATCTCAAG ACGATTACACCTTGAGAATCAATCTGGAAGACTTTGAGGGCAGCCACCGTTTTGCGGTGTACAAAACATTCAAAGTGGAAAATGAACAG AACCATTACCGGCTCCAGTTTGGCGTGTACACAGGAAACGCAGGGGACGCTCTCTCTGGCACTTACCATCCTGAGGTTCAGTGGTGGGCCAGCCATCAAGGAATGAAGTTCAGCACACAAGACAGAGATAATGACCGTTATAATGGCAGTTGTGCTCAGGAGGACAAGGGTGGCTGGTGGTTTAACAG ATGTCACTCTGCCAATCTGAATGGTTTCTACCACAGAGGCCCCTACAGTGCAGTCACTGATGATGGAATAGTGTGGTACCCGTGGCATGGCTGGTGGTACTCCCTCAAATCTGTGCAGATGAAGATCAGACCGGCCAGCTTTGAGCCTAATGATGTCTAA